A part of Larkinella insperata genomic DNA contains:
- a CDS encoding putative Ig domain-containing protein has product MKNTSTRFTLVMNSICVWLALVTCFNAPDAWGQGKGPDKNKFRGLYKLIKKVRNAKPSKEQVKNASFNFKSSLLKDNPNGRLDITAGLKNPTSLQFGPDGKLYVAQQNGLIKVLTIVKNAPNDYAIASQETISLINTIPNHNDDGSLAPAVTTRQVTGLLVSGTASSPILYVSSSDSRIGGPEGDLNLDTNSGIVSKLTKTPTGWVKVDLVRGLPRSEENHATNGLQLDGTRLYLVVGGHTNAGSPSTNFAYTPEYALAACVLSIDLAVIEALPTRGSGNTAYKYDLPTLDDPDRPGNPDANDPFGGNDGLNQAKLVAGGPVQVFASGFRNAYDLVITRSRKMYVTDNGANPGWGGHPASEGVGTATNNYVAGEPGSTGAGPNDPKVNNLDNFHYVGDLNNYVAGSFYGGHPHPIRANPAGAGLYTHNGTSGVWRTSTSGANPLPSDWPPVPLSMAHPIEGDFQNPGEKDNALVTYTVSTNGITEYTSSSFNNALKGHLLVASFDGTIQKITLNASGTGVTNSLGAKKRNLDLPFASNFGSQPLDITAQGDNDIFPGTVWVVCYLQNQIYVFEPEGGGGGCSAAYSTAFDDDGDGYSNADEIDNASNPCSSSSRPSDADGDKVSDFNDPDDDNDGLNDDVDYFPLDAANGLSTNLPIEYNLFNNDPGTGLFGLGFTGLMLPKVTGINYLDLFDEDNLVAGGAVGAFSVVEATAGDPFQAVNTQENGFQFGVNTNSTPGPFRVQTRLLGPFFNNRTPQYHQSQGLYIGVGDQDNYVKVALAADGGTGGIEVVYESNGVASSVTYNLPGGLPSGSLDLFLSVNKSTGRVQPRYAKDGGALTDLGSSIAVSGPLLEAIQGVRALAVGIVCTSLNSTPFTATWDLIKVTSEAITNTAPVLTGIGSKTAVVGQPLSFTAQATDTDLPAQTLTYSVSGLTGASINASTGAFSWTPTTTGSFSLTVRVTDNGSPALSQQETIRITVNPAGSTGPAVVSVSLMNATTDQQIRLLSNGEQINLATLASRNLNLRANTSPATVGSVRMVLSGRQNRTQTETGAPYSLFGDSNGDYNNWIPPVGSYSLTVTPYTGAGATGSVGTPLTLNFTVVEQAISNRPPVVGSALADQVVQVGSSFAFSFGATAFTDPDGDGLSYSATLDNNSALPAWLSFNASTRTFSGTPTSANPASLSIKVIASDGKGGSVSDSFVITIKTVNTAPVLTGIGSKTAVVGQPLSFTAQATDTDLPAQTLTYSVSGLTDASINASTGAFSWTPTTTGSFSLTIRVTDNGSPALSQQETIRITVNPAGSTGPVVVSVSLMNATTDQQIRLLSNGEQINLATLASRNLNLRANTSPATVGSVRMVLSGRQNRTQTETGAPYSLFGDSNGDYNNWIPPVGSYSLTVTPYTGAGATGSVGTPLTLNFTVINQTPQGRVEANADGDEMEVLYYPNPFRESFTLKVQGRYGGKMPVFIHDAYGRLIFNAEDMPQTEEIIQAGKQWPAGLYILQLGEGKRARRFRLVKLQ; this is encoded by the coding sequence ATGAAAAATACATCTACCCGATTCACATTGGTGATGAACAGTATCTGCGTATGGCTGGCGCTCGTTACCTGTTTCAACGCTCCGGACGCCTGGGGACAGGGCAAAGGACCTGATAAGAATAAATTCAGGGGTTTATATAAACTGATTAAAAAAGTACGCAACGCCAAGCCTTCTAAAGAGCAGGTCAAAAACGCTAGTTTTAATTTCAAGTCGAGTTTGCTGAAAGACAACCCCAACGGCCGACTCGACATCACCGCCGGCCTGAAAAACCCCACCTCTCTACAGTTTGGACCTGACGGCAAACTCTACGTGGCCCAGCAGAACGGCCTGATCAAGGTCCTGACCATCGTCAAAAACGCCCCCAACGACTACGCCATCGCCAGCCAGGAGACCATCAGCCTCATCAACACCATCCCCAACCACAACGACGACGGCTCACTGGCCCCTGCGGTCACCACCCGACAGGTCACCGGCCTGCTGGTCAGCGGCACCGCCAGCAGCCCCATCCTCTACGTCTCCTCCAGCGACAGCCGCATCGGCGGACCCGAGGGCGATTTGAACCTGGACACCAACTCGGGCATCGTCTCCAAACTGACCAAAACCCCCACGGGCTGGGTGAAAGTCGACCTGGTGCGGGGGCTGCCCCGCTCCGAGGAGAACCACGCCACCAACGGCTTGCAACTGGACGGCACCCGGCTCTACCTGGTGGTGGGGGGGCACACCAACGCGGGGTCTCCCTCGACCAACTTTGCCTACACGCCCGAGTATGCCCTGGCGGCCTGTGTGCTGTCGATTGACCTGGCGGTGATCGAAGCGCTGCCCACCAGGGGCAGTGGCAACACGGCTTACAAGTATGACCTGCCCACGCTCGACGACCCCGACCGGCCGGGCAACCCTGACGCCAACGATCCGTTTGGGGGCAACGACGGCTTGAACCAGGCCAAGCTGGTGGCGGGAGGTCCGGTGCAGGTGTTTGCCAGTGGGTTTCGCAACGCCTATGATCTGGTGATCACCCGGTCCCGCAAGATGTACGTGACCGACAACGGGGCCAACCCGGGCTGGGGCGGTCATCCGGCCAGTGAGGGGGTGGGTACGGCCACCAACAACTACGTGGCCGGCGAGCCGGGCTCGACGGGGGCGGGGCCGAATGATCCAAAGGTGAACAACCTGGACAACTTCCACTACGTGGGCGATCTGAATAATTACGTGGCGGGCAGCTTCTACGGGGGGCATCCGCACCCGATCCGGGCCAACCCAGCGGGGGCGGGATTGTACACCCACAACGGCACGAGCGGGGTGTGGCGCACCAGCACGAGCGGGGCCAACCCGCTGCCATCGGACTGGCCGCCGGTGCCTCTGAGCATGGCACACCCCATTGAGGGGGACTTTCAGAATCCGGGGGAGAAAGATAATGCCTTGGTAACCTATACGGTATCTACCAACGGCATTACCGAGTATACGTCTTCTAGTTTCAACAATGCATTAAAAGGTCATTTACTGGTGGCTTCCTTTGACGGGACCATCCAGAAGATTACGCTCAATGCCAGTGGTACAGGGGTGACCAACAGTCTGGGAGCCAAGAAGAGGAACCTGGACCTGCCGTTTGCTTCCAACTTCGGTTCGCAGCCCTTGGACATCACCGCTCAGGGCGACAATGACATCTTTCCCGGCACGGTCTGGGTGGTGTGTTATTTGCAGAATCAGATTTACGTTTTCGAACCCGAAGGAGGTGGTGGGGGCTGCTCGGCGGCCTACAGCACGGCGTTTGACGACGATGGAGATGGCTACAGCAATGCCGATGAAATTGACAATGCCTCTAACCCTTGTTCCTCTTCCAGCCGCCCGAGCGATGCCGACGGGGATAAAGTATCCGACTTCAATGATCCGGACGATGATAACGACGGACTCAATGACGATGTCGACTACTTTCCCCTGGATGCGGCCAACGGTCTGAGCACGAACTTACCGATTGAGTACAATCTGTTCAACAACGATCCGGGCACGGGATTATTCGGCTTGGGTTTCACGGGGTTGATGCTGCCCAAGGTCACAGGGATCAATTACCTGGACTTGTTTGATGAAGACAACCTGGTGGCTGGTGGAGCCGTGGGGGCCTTTTCGGTGGTCGAAGCTACGGCGGGTGATCCGTTTCAGGCTGTAAACACGCAGGAAAACGGTTTTCAGTTTGGGGTTAACACCAATAGCACGCCCGGACCTTTCAGGGTGCAGACCCGGCTGCTGGGACCTTTTTTCAATAACCGGACTCCTCAGTACCACCAATCGCAGGGTTTGTACATTGGCGTGGGCGATCAGGATAACTACGTGAAAGTGGCACTAGCGGCCGATGGTGGTACGGGGGGCATTGAAGTGGTGTATGAAAGCAACGGAGTGGCCAGCAGCGTTACGTATAATTTGCCGGGGGGGCTGCCTAGCGGGTCGCTTGATTTGTTTCTGTCGGTCAATAAATCGACGGGCCGGGTGCAGCCCAGGTATGCCAAAGACGGGGGCGCCCTAACGGATCTTGGGTCTTCTATTGCCGTTAGTGGGCCGTTGCTGGAAGCTATCCAGGGCGTCCGGGCGTTGGCAGTCGGGATTGTGTGCACGTCCCTAAATTCAACCCCCTTTACGGCGACCTGGGATCTGATAAAGGTAACGTCCGAAGCGATTACCAACACCGCGCCGGTGCTAACGGGCATCGGCAGTAAAACCGCCGTGGTGGGGCAGCCGCTGAGCTTTACCGCCCAGGCCACCGACACTGACCTGCCCGCCCAGACGCTCACCTACAGCGTCAGCGGCCTAACCGGTGCCAGCATCAACGCCAGCACCGGTGCCTTTAGCTGGACACCCACCACCACCGGCAGCTTCAGCCTGACCGTCCGGGTGACCGACAACGGCTCGCCAGCCCTGAGCCAGCAGGAAACCATCCGCATAACGGTCAACCCGGCCGGCTCGACGGGGCCTGCCGTGGTGAGTGTGAGCCTGATGAATGCCACTACGGATCAGCAGATCAGGCTGCTGAGCAACGGTGAGCAGATCAACCTGGCCACGCTGGCTTCGCGCAACCTGAACCTGCGGGCCAACACGTCCCCGGCTACGGTGGGCTCGGTGCGGATGGTGCTGAGTGGTCGTCAGAACCGCACCCAGACCGAGACGGGGGCGCCCTATTCGTTGTTTGGCGACAGCAACGGCGACTACAACAACTGGATTCCGCCGGTGGGCAGTTACAGCCTGACGGTGACGCCTTACACGGGGGCGGGGGCAACCGGCTCGGTGGGCACCCCGCTGACCCTGAACTTTACTGTGGTCGAGCAGGCTATCAGTAATCGGCCACCGGTGGTAGGCAGTGCCCTGGCCGATCAGGTGGTACAGGTAGGAAGCAGCTTCGCTTTCAGTTTTGGCGCAACGGCTTTCACCGATCCGGATGGAGACGGTTTATCATACAGTGCCACGCTGGACAACAACTCGGCTCTTCCGGCCTGGTTAAGCTTCAACGCCAGCACCCGCACCTTTAGCGGAACGCCCACCAGTGCAAACCCCGCCAGCCTATCCATCAAGGTCATCGCCAGTGACGGTAAAGGAGGGAGCGTGAGTGATAGCTTTGTCATTACGATCAAGACCGTCAACACCGCGCCGGTGCTGACGGGCATCGGCAGTAAAACCGCCGTGGTGGGCCAGCCGCTGAGCTTTACCGCCCAGGCCACCGACACTGACCTGCCCGCCCAGACGCTCACCTACAGCGTCAGCGGCCTAACCGATGCCAGCATCAACGCCAGCACCGGTGCCTTTAGCTGGACACCCACCACCACCGGCAGCTTCAGCCTGACCATCCGGGTGACCGACAACGGCTCGCCAGCCCTGAGCCAGCAGGAAACCATCCGCATAACGGTCAACCCGGCCGGCTCGACGGGCCCTGTCGTGGTGAGTGTGAGCTTGATGAATGCCACCACGGATCAGCAGATCAGGCTGCTGAGCAACGGTGAGCAGATCAACCTGGCCACGCTGGCTTCGCGCAACCTGAACCTGCGGGCCAACACGTCCCCGGCCACGGTGGGCTCGGTGCGGATGGTGCTGAGTGGTCGTCAGAACCGCACCCAGACCGAGACGGGGGCGCCCTATTCGTTGTTTGGCGACAGCAACGGCGACTACAACAACTGGATTCCGCCGGTGGGCAGTTACAGCCTGACGGTGACGCCTTACACGGGGGCGGGGGCAACCGGCTCGGTGGGCACTCCGCTGACCCTGAACTTTACTGTGATTAATCAAACCCCGCAGGGCCGGGTTGAAGCCAACGCCGACGGGGATGAGATGGAGGTACTCTATTACCCCAACCCGTTCCGCGAATCGTTTACCCTAAAGGTGCAGGGAAGATACGGCGGCAAAATGCCTGTATTCATTCATGATGCTTACGGACGACTGATTTTTAACGCGGAGGATATGCCGCAGACGGAGGAGATTATTCAGGCGGGCAAGCAGTGGCCAGCGGGTCTGTACATCCTGCAACTGGGAGAGGGGAAAAGAGCGAGACGGTTTAGACTGGTGAAACTTCAATGA
- the thiS gene encoding sulfur carrier protein ThiS, which yields MQVKLNSKPVDCPPASTLLGLLQTLGLSDQKGIAVACNDRIIPRARWGQTSLQEADSITLIQATQGG from the coding sequence ATGCAAGTCAAACTCAATTCAAAACCCGTCGATTGTCCGCCAGCCAGTACGCTGCTGGGGCTGTTGCAAACCCTTGGTCTGTCCGACCAGAAAGGCATTGCCGTAGCCTGCAACGACCGCATCATTCCCCGCGCCCGCTGGGGCCAGACTTCCCTTCAGGAAGCCGATTCCATCACGCTTATTCAAGCCACTCAGGGAGGATAA
- the thiC gene encoding phosphomethylpyrimidine synthase ThiC encodes MSQKTEKQPAPPSITREPLTGSRKIYVPGQLHNIRVAMREILVSDTVSHLNGPEIRTANAPVTVYDTSGPYTDPAVPIDLQKGLPRLRESWIRERNDVEELPDFSSDYCRQRMSDTRLDSLRFEHIRKPLRAKPGQNVTQLHYARQGIITPEMEYIAIRENQRIDAIRGADPLKEQHPGNSFGANTPKGFITPEFVRQEVAAGRAIIPSNINHPESEPMIIGRNFLVKINTNIGNSVVTSSIEEEVEKAVWSCRWGGDTLMDLSTGKHIHETREWIIRNCPVPVGTVPIYQALEKVNGKAEDLTWALFRDTLIEQAEQGVDYFTIHAGVRLRYIPLTAKRVTGIVSRGGSILAKWCLAHHRENFLYTHFEEICEIMKAYDVAFSLGDGLRPGSIADANDAAQFAELETLGELTKIAWKHDVQVMIEGPGHVPMHLIKENMEKQLQHCDEAPFYTLGPLTTDIAPGYDHITSAIGAAMIGWYGTAMLCYVTPKEHLGLPNKKDVKDGVITYKIAAHAADLAKGHPGAQYRDNALSKARFEFRWEDQFNLSLDPDTARSFHDETLPAEGAKIAHFCSMCGPHFCSMKITQDVRAYAEQQGLAEADVLDKAMETKAKEFVEQGAQIYQ; translated from the coding sequence ATGAGCCAGAAAACCGAGAAACAGCCTGCACCGCCGTCCATCACCCGCGAACCGCTGACGGGATCGCGCAAAATTTACGTACCCGGTCAATTGCACAACATTCGCGTGGCCATGCGCGAAATTTTGGTTTCGGATACCGTCAGCCACCTCAACGGTCCGGAAATCAGAACCGCCAACGCGCCCGTTACCGTCTACGACACCAGCGGCCCGTACACGGATCCGGCGGTGCCCATCGACCTGCAAAAAGGCCTGCCCCGGCTGCGGGAATCCTGGATTCGGGAGCGTAACGATGTGGAAGAACTACCGGATTTTTCCTCTGATTACTGCCGCCAGCGTATGTCCGATACCCGACTGGATTCGTTGCGGTTCGAGCACATCCGTAAGCCGCTGCGGGCCAAACCGGGCCAGAACGTCACGCAGTTGCACTACGCGCGTCAGGGAATCATTACGCCGGAGATGGAATACATTGCTATCCGCGAAAATCAGCGCATTGACGCCATTCGGGGGGCTGACCCGCTGAAAGAGCAGCACCCCGGCAACAGCTTCGGAGCCAACACGCCAAAAGGCTTCATCACGCCGGAATTTGTGCGGCAGGAAGTGGCCGCTGGCCGGGCCATCATCCCCTCGAACATCAACCACCCGGAAAGTGAGCCAATGATTATCGGGCGTAATTTTCTGGTAAAAATCAACACTAACATCGGTAATTCGGTGGTGACGTCGAGCATCGAGGAAGAGGTCGAAAAGGCGGTATGGAGTTGCCGCTGGGGGGGCGATACGCTGATGGATTTATCGACGGGCAAGCACATTCACGAAACCCGGGAGTGGATTATCCGTAACTGCCCGGTGCCCGTCGGAACCGTGCCGATTTATCAGGCGCTCGAAAAAGTGAACGGTAAAGCCGAAGACCTGACTTGGGCGCTTTTCCGCGACACGCTCATCGAGCAAGCCGAACAGGGGGTCGATTATTTCACCATTCACGCGGGCGTTCGGCTGCGTTACATTCCGCTGACGGCCAAGCGGGTAACGGGCATCGTGTCGCGGGGTGGCAGTATTCTGGCCAAGTGGTGTCTGGCGCATCATCGGGAAAATTTCCTGTATACGCACTTCGAGGAAATCTGCGAAATCATGAAAGCCTATGACGTGGCGTTCTCGCTGGGCGACGGTCTGCGGCCCGGTTCCATTGCCGACGCCAACGACGCGGCCCAGTTTGCCGAACTCGAAACGCTGGGCGAACTGACCAAAATCGCCTGGAAACACGATGTACAGGTGATGATCGAAGGCCCTGGTCACGTACCGATGCACCTGATCAAGGAGAACATGGAAAAGCAGCTTCAGCACTGCGACGAAGCACCGTTTTACACTCTTGGGCCGCTGACAACCGACATTGCGCCCGGTTACGACCACATCACATCCGCCATCGGAGCGGCCATGATTGGTTGGTACGGAACGGCCATGCTCTGCTACGTGACGCCGAAAGAGCATCTGGGGCTGCCCAACAAAAAAGACGTCAAAGACGGAGTGATTACCTACAAGATTGCCGCCCATGCCGCCGATTTGGCCAAGGGTCATCCGGGGGCGCAATACCGCGACAATGCCCTGAGCAAAGCCCGCTTCGAGTTCCGGTGGGAAGACCAGTTCAACCTGTCGCTGGACCCCGACACGGCCCGATCTTTCCACGACGAAACGTTGCCCGCCGAAGGGGCTAAAATTGCCCATTTCTGTTCAATGTGCGGCCCGCATTTCTGCTCAATGAAGATCACGCAGGATGTTCGCGCGTACGCGGAGCAGCAGGGATTAGCCGAAGCGGATGTGCTGGATAAGGCGATGGAAACCAAAGCGAAGGAGTTTGTCGAGCAGGGCGCTCAGATTTATCAATAA
- a CDS encoding hybrid sensor histidine kinase/response regulator transcription factor, with translation MFAQSSQLPRPVPINYQQGLPQAFVTSIVQDQQGFIWVATRDGLSRFDGHQFKTFQPSTDGRPSLSYTSITKLQVDDQGQIWIFTEQGGIDMLNPETELFTNFSQLPFFQRAFGKRSILGFYPDHHNRLWVSFANDGLACIDLKTRRFRWFPPNNHPTTLTLAGRSILEDRFQTVWITTNTGLAYFDENTQRFVAKSPDNLPEKDRIHTLDQRPTGELILGSDNFFSVWDARNGTLRPHALPAKSEGKNYWGFQIARDSRGVIYAAYRNYLFRYTEERGPQIIAHFPQFSKRCLSLFIDQSDVLWMGTDGSGILKYDLRAHQFQTASYETAFFQDLLHSWLAASPRLSADELAVDPYFFRYTIDQQGVIWMNTGLATCYQLDLATRQLRKLPLPARWPNSPKPTKPMVTDEQNRVLVLDAGQLWRYEPDQKEWVRLPHQFDPALTGEVVQMVIDPRAFWLATAQNGLFRLDRRTNQLRQFTHQPTVATSLSSNILISLSDDPERPDRLWIGTFGSGLSIFDKRTGRSRRLTTANGLPNNVIYSVIPDQNRYLWMGTNQGLCRLNRRTFQTKTYTHEDGLLADEFNRFHYLKLPNDSIILAGLEGFTAFHPARLADDHFQPRVELTQLMIHNKTIASGDESPLTQPIQGVDRIELPHNQNFLTIRFAALQFNNPPKNRYRYQLQGLDDNWIETDQPQTVYTSLPPGRYTLLLNASNTSRIWSSQVRRLSVIIHPPWWATWWAYGLYVLIVVGLVWAFVRSYINRLRLRQTMQLHLQKIAFQNKETQQLRSLDELKTRFFTNITHEFRTPLTLIMAPVESLLTDLQDTTYAKRLGLISRNAKQLLGLINQLLELTKLDAHLMLVEETIGWPGSFVKSLVQPFEELAQAKNIQLTYTSEVTSPYWFDREKLERIISNLVSNAIKFTTSDATDGTMGKVAVRLAEKNGLLLTVTDTGIGIPPKQLPHIFDRFYQVDDSRTRQQQGTGIGLALVKELVDLQGGRITVNRLDNTELPWQTRFQVWLPCRPAGASNVAPNDSIRFSQFEPTIVRVPWLSEPSVMASAGQETEPQEGPLLLVVEDNDELAEFIADNLPRSHRVVRAANGAEGVKLALDQIPDLVISDVLMPVMDGYTLCQHLKQDERTSHIPVILLTAKATLESRFEGLSRGADDYLIKPFHVQELQLRVHNLLERQRRMRAWIKASLVSHLDLPEVVESLPTDPFLEKLYGIIEKHLENSNFGVEELATEIAISRTTLNRKLKALTGLSTRDLIRNYRLRQARELLRQGYNSSETAYRVGFESPAYFTKSFREFYGMTPLEYVRQS, from the coding sequence TTGTTCGCGCAATCTAGTCAACTACCCCGCCCTGTACCCATTAATTATCAGCAAGGACTACCCCAGGCATTCGTTACCTCAATCGTACAGGACCAGCAGGGCTTCATCTGGGTAGCCACCCGCGATGGCCTTAGCCGCTTTGATGGTCACCAATTCAAAACGTTTCAACCCTCAACCGATGGCCGTCCTTCATTATCCTATACAAGCATTACCAAGCTCCAGGTTGACGACCAGGGCCAAATCTGGATTTTCACCGAGCAGGGCGGCATTGACATGCTCAATCCGGAAACTGAACTCTTCACTAATTTCTCGCAATTGCCGTTCTTTCAACGCGCCTTCGGAAAGCGTTCCATCCTGGGTTTTTACCCCGATCATCACAACCGGCTCTGGGTTTCTTTTGCGAACGATGGTTTGGCCTGTATTGATTTGAAAACCCGCAGATTTCGCTGGTTTCCGCCGAACAATCATCCTACAACCCTTACGTTAGCCGGCCGGAGTATACTGGAAGATCGATTCCAGACGGTCTGGATTACAACCAATACCGGATTGGCCTACTTTGATGAAAACACCCAACGGTTTGTGGCTAAATCGCCCGACAATCTGCCCGAAAAAGACCGAATTCATACCCTTGATCAACGGCCTACCGGTGAGTTGATCCTCGGCTCTGACAATTTTTTTTCCGTCTGGGATGCGCGCAACGGTACGCTTCGACCGCACGCCTTGCCGGCTAAAAGTGAAGGAAAAAACTACTGGGGCTTCCAGATAGCCCGTGACAGCCGGGGAGTTATATACGCAGCCTACCGGAATTATCTTTTCCGGTACACCGAAGAACGCGGCCCTCAGATTATTGCCCATTTTCCCCAGTTCTCCAAACGGTGCCTTAGTCTGTTCATCGACCAGTCGGATGTGCTCTGGATGGGTACAGACGGGTCGGGTATTCTTAAATACGATCTGCGGGCGCATCAGTTTCAGACCGCCAGTTACGAAACCGCCTTCTTCCAGGATCTGCTGCATTCGTGGCTGGCGGCCTCCCCGCGACTTTCTGCCGACGAATTGGCTGTCGACCCCTACTTTTTTCGCTATACAATTGACCAGCAGGGCGTAATTTGGATGAACACGGGTTTGGCAACTTGTTACCAGCTTGATCTGGCGACGCGTCAGCTACGGAAGCTTCCCTTGCCCGCCCGTTGGCCCAACAGCCCCAAGCCCACCAAGCCGATGGTAACCGATGAACAAAACCGGGTGCTGGTGCTGGATGCCGGTCAGCTATGGCGCTATGAGCCCGACCAAAAGGAGTGGGTTCGCCTGCCTCACCAGTTTGATCCCGCCCTAACCGGAGAAGTGGTGCAGATGGTGATTGATCCGCGGGCTTTCTGGCTGGCGACCGCCCAGAACGGACTTTTCCGGCTGGATCGGCGCACCAATCAGCTCCGTCAGTTTACCCACCAACCCACCGTCGCCACCTCGCTGAGCAGCAACATTCTAATCAGCTTGTCGGACGATCCGGAACGTCCGGACCGCCTGTGGATAGGTACTTTCGGGAGTGGCCTTAGCATATTTGATAAACGAACCGGCAGGAGCCGTCGCCTGACCACCGCGAACGGTCTTCCCAATAATGTGATTTATTCGGTTATTCCGGACCAAAATAGGTATCTGTGGATGGGGACCAACCAGGGGCTGTGCCGCCTGAACCGCCGAACTTTTCAGACAAAAACTTACACGCACGAGGATGGGTTGCTGGCCGACGAATTCAACCGATTCCACTACCTGAAACTCCCCAACGATTCCATCATCTTGGCGGGTCTGGAAGGCTTTACGGCATTTCATCCGGCTAGGTTGGCCGACGACCACTTCCAGCCCAGAGTGGAACTGACGCAACTGATGATCCATAACAAAACCATCGCGTCTGGCGATGAATCGCCCCTGACTCAGCCCATTCAGGGGGTCGACCGGATTGAGTTGCCCCACAACCAAAACTTTCTGACCATCCGGTTTGCGGCCCTTCAGTTCAACAATCCCCCCAAAAATCGCTACCGTTACCAACTTCAGGGCCTGGACGACAACTGGATTGAAACCGATCAACCCCAAACCGTCTATACGTCGTTACCGCCGGGGCGGTACACCCTGCTGCTGAACGCGTCGAACACCTCCCGTATCTGGAGCTCCCAGGTGCGTCGGTTGTCCGTCATCATTCATCCGCCTTGGTGGGCGACCTGGTGGGCGTATGGGTTGTACGTGCTGATCGTTGTGGGCCTGGTCTGGGCGTTTGTCCGCTCGTACATCAACCGCCTGCGGTTACGGCAGACGATGCAATTACACCTCCAGAAAATTGCCTTCCAGAACAAAGAGACCCAGCAACTCAGGTCATTGGATGAGCTAAAAACCCGCTTTTTCACCAACATTACCCACGAGTTTCGCACGCCCCTGACTCTGATTATGGCCCCGGTCGAATCCTTACTGACCGACTTGCAGGATACCACCTATGCCAAACGGCTGGGCCTGATCAGCCGGAATGCCAAACAGCTACTGGGGCTTATTAATCAGTTGCTGGAATTGACCAAACTCGACGCCCACCTGATGCTCGTGGAGGAAACCATTGGCTGGCCGGGGTCTTTTGTCAAAAGCCTGGTTCAGCCCTTCGAAGAACTGGCGCAGGCTAAAAACATTCAACTGACTTACACCTCCGAGGTCACATCGCCTTACTGGTTCGACCGCGAAAAACTCGAGCGAATTATCAGCAACCTGGTGTCCAATGCCATCAAGTTTACCACCAGTGATGCAACTGACGGCACGATGGGAAAGGTGGCCGTGCGCCTGGCGGAAAAGAACGGCCTTCTGCTGACGGTAACCGACACGGGGATCGGCATCCCGCCCAAGCAGCTTCCTCATATTTTTGACCGGTTTTATCAAGTGGATGACTCCCGAACGCGCCAGCAACAGGGCACGGGCATCGGTCTGGCCCTGGTGAAAGAACTGGTGGATTTGCAGGGTGGTCGCATTACCGTCAACCGGCTAGACAACACAGAATTACCCTGGCAGACGCGCTTTCAGGTGTGGTTACCCTGCCGACCGGCCGGGGCCAGTAACGTTGCCCCGAATGATTCTATACGTTTCTCCCAATTCGAACCTACCATCGTCAGGGTGCCGTGGCTTTCCGAGCCCTCCGTCATGGCGTCCGCAGGGCAGGAAACCGAACCTCAGGAAGGCCCCCTGCTGCTGGTGGTTGAAGACAACGACGAACTGGCCGAATTCATTGCCGACAACCTGCCACGCTCCCACCGCGTCGTTCGGGCGGCCAATGGAGCCGAAGGCGTGAAACTGGCCCTCGATCAGATTCCGGATTTGGTGATCAGTGATGTGCTGATGCCGGTTATGGATGGCTACACGCTCTGCCAGCACCTGAAGCAGGATGAGCGCACCAGCCACATCCCGGTTATTTTACTAACGGCCAAGGCCACGTTGGAAAGCCGGTTCGAAGGGCTTTCTCGCGGGGCGGACGATTACCTCATCAAGCCGTTCCACGTTCAGGAACTGCAACTGCGGGTGCACAACCTGCTGGAACGGCAGCGTCGGATGCGGGCCTGGATAAAAGCGTCGCTGGTGTCGCATCTGGATTTGCCCGAAGTGGTGGAGTCGTTGCCCACGGATCCCTTCCTGGAGAAGCTCTACGGGATTATTGAAAAGCACCTGGAAAATTCAAATTTTGGCGTGGAGGAACTGGCGACCGAGATTGCCATAAGCCGCACCACCTTAAACCGGAAACTTAAAGCTTTGACGGGTTTATCCACCCGGGATTTGATCCGCAATTACCGGCTCCGGCAAGCGAGGGAATTGCTCCGGCAGGGTTACAACAGTTCAGAAACAGCCTACCGGGTTGGCTTCGAAAGTCCGGCCTATTTCACCAAGAGCTTCCGGGAGTTTTACGGCATGACCCCGCTGGAGTATGTCCGCCAGTCCTAA